TCAGGTAGCGTCGTTGAGTATCTGGGCCAAGCCTTCGCGGTAGGTTGGATACATCAATCGGGGAAGCAGATCTCGTTTGCACCGCCGGTTCCAAATTCGCTTGTCAGTCTCGCTGCGAAATCGAACGCCCGAATCCGTTGCAGGATCCACAAATGTGGGCTCCGGCGATCGAGTTTGCCTAGCAATCTGTTGATAGAACTCGCGGCGGATGACCGGCTCATCATCACTGACGATGTACAATGACTCGCGGGTCCGCGTGGGGCCCCTGTCCGCAGCCATGCGTTCAGGAATTGTCTCGAAGTCCTTTCCCGATTTTGCGGTAACTGATGTCGCCAGACCCGATGACGCCAAACTTCGGGGAACCGTAGTCCTGTCTGAACTTTGGCGAGTCCCGTTACGAACCTTCGTTCCGGACGGTTCCGCGGCCAGATCGGTCACCTGACTGGTGTACTGCGTGGGCCAGGACAGAGCCGTGATCACCGCCGCAGCCGCATCGTCGACGTGGATCAAATTCAAGTGTCCAGTCGGCGGCGAGGCAATCGGCCGGCCCGCCCGCACATCGGCGGCGCGGGGAACCCGGCCGGGGCCGTAGATGCCCGAAAGCCGCAAAATGGTCCAAGGAGAATCCGGCAAATGGACTCGCAACTTGGCCTCGGCCAATAGGTGAGCCTTGCCGCCTTCTCGCGTTGGGTGCGTGGTCGAGTTCTCATCGACCCACAAACCGCCGGTTTGGTGATAGACGCCCGTTGTGCTGATATAGGCCACATCGGGGGCGACCGTCCCGCGTTGTTGGCCGGCCTGCCGAATCACCTGCAAAAGCCTGGCGAACCCGTCGACCTGGGACGCATAGCGGTCGTACGGGCTGTGGCGATCATGGCTTACCGCGACCAGAACACGATCAATTCGGTGCAATTGAATCGCCTCGAGTAGACCCTTCAAATCGCGGGAATCGTTCCAGTCAAAGCGAATCGGCGTGACTCCGGCTTGGCAAAGCTCAGCGAAGGGGCCCCCGCGTGCCTTGGCGTCTGGATTGCGAGTGGTCGCAGCGACGTTCCAGCCCAACGCAATCGCCTGCTGAGCA
This genomic interval from Neorhodopirellula lusitana contains the following:
- a CDS encoding NAD-dependent epimerase/dehydratase family protein is translated as MPNLSPGTASPAAARSAIEGTAAASLIAAQPDPRRDSNSPPMPDSPSLLVVGCGYLGQRVAQQAIALGWNVAATTRNPDAKARGGPFAELCQAGVTPIRFDWNDSRDLKGLLEAIQLHRIDRVLVAVSHDRHSPYDRYASQVDGFARLLQVIRQAGQQRGTVAPDVAYISTTGVYHQTGGLWVDENSTTHPTREGGKAHLLAEAKLRVHLPDSPWTILRLSGIYGPGRVPRAADVRAGRPIASPPTGHLNLIHVDDAAAAVITALSWPTQYTSQVTDLAAEPSGTKVRNGTRQSSDRTTVPRSLASSGLATSVTAKSGKDFETIPERMAADRGPTRTRESLYIVSDDEPVIRREFYQQIARQTRSPEPTFVDPATDSGVRFRSETDKRIWNRRCKRDLLPRLMYPTYREGLAQILNDAT